The following are encoded together in the Serratia odorifera genome:
- a CDS encoding AI-2E family transporter has product MGRTILTDRTLRMALLLAMIVVILAGVKAASDIVVPFLLAVFFAIVLNPLVVVLERWRIPRALGIALLVAAVVVLLMLFIGMLGASLNEFARSLPQYRGMMAEKMRQLQYYADRFNITISLEVIAHYIDPAAAMNLVTRLLSHFSGAMSNIFLLLMTVVFMLFEVPLLPYKLQQALDKPHEGIANIQRAVQGVTHYLVIKTVISLATGVIVWIFLALLEVRFAFIWGLLAFLLNYIPNIGSVIAAIPPLIQALLFNGVGDAVAVAGGFVLINMVIGNMLEPRVMGRGLGLSTLVVFLSLIFWGWLMGPVGMLLSVPLTIIARIALEASDGGHRLAVILGDGREPRQQPATPPE; this is encoded by the coding sequence ATGGGACGAACTATCTTGACCGATCGTACGCTGCGCATGGCGTTATTGCTGGCGATGATTGTGGTGATCCTGGCTGGCGTCAAAGCCGCGTCCGACATTGTCGTGCCGTTCTTGCTGGCGGTTTTTTTTGCTATCGTGCTTAACCCGCTGGTGGTGGTGCTCGAACGCTGGCGTATTCCACGCGCGCTGGGTATCGCGCTACTGGTGGCGGCGGTGGTGGTGCTACTGATGCTGTTTATCGGTATGTTGGGGGCTTCACTCAACGAATTTGCCCGCTCGTTGCCACAATATCGCGGCATGATGGCGGAGAAAATGCGTCAGTTGCAGTATTATGCCGACCGTTTCAATATCACCATTTCCCTTGAGGTTATTGCGCATTATATCGATCCCGCCGCCGCGATGAATCTGGTGACGCGCTTGCTGAGCCACTTTTCCGGCGCGATGAGCAATATCTTCCTGCTGTTGATGACCGTGGTGTTTATGCTGTTTGAAGTGCCGCTGTTGCCTTACAAACTGCAACAGGCGTTGGATAAACCGCATGAGGGCATTGCCAATATCCAGCGCGCGGTGCAAGGCGTCACCCATTATCTGGTGATTAAAACGGTTATCAGCCTGGCGACCGGGGTGATCGTCTGGATATTCCTGGCGCTACTGGAGGTGCGTTTTGCCTTTATCTGGGGATTGCTGGCGTTTTTATTAAACTACATTCCCAATATTGGTTCGGTGATAGCCGCTATTCCGCCGTTAATCCAGGCGTTGTTATTTAATGGTGTGGGCGATGCAGTGGCGGTGGCCGGCGGGTTTGTACTGATCAATATGGTGATTGGCAATATGCTCGAGCCGCGCGTGATGGGGCGCGGGTTGGGCCTGTCGACGCTGGTTGTCTTCCTGTCGCTGATATTCTGGGGCTGGCTGATGGGGCCTGTCGGAATGCTGCTGTCGGTGCCGCTGACTATCATCGCGCGTATAGCGTTGGAAGCCAGCGATGGCGGCCACCGACTGGCGGTGATCCTTGGCGATGGCCGGGAACCACGCCAGCAGCCGGCTACGCCGCCCGAGTGA
- a CDS encoding LuxR C-terminal-related transcriptional regulator: MKLLVVDECGYTCLGIAGYFTPHAFSSIKCASSLASALPLLTGFKPTHILLNLTSVCRHNLVDAQLQRFIDDSHYATLFIYLDTPYPYSDNPIRIADNAFLFSKSILSKALRILRDEPVMPQENRTHSLFSPQELTVMRFWMAEMPNYRIARKLQISSHTVYVHKRHITEKINVRNRLEFYSLYNVLRYFYPPAAPLHGAYLTQLAV; this comes from the coding sequence ATGAAACTACTTGTCGTGGACGAATGCGGCTACACCTGCCTGGGAATTGCCGGCTATTTTACCCCCCATGCTTTCAGCAGTATAAAATGCGCTAGCAGCCTGGCATCTGCCCTGCCGCTGCTGACCGGTTTCAAACCCACCCACATCCTGCTGAACCTGACCAGCGTCTGTCGGCATAACCTCGTTGACGCCCAGTTACAGCGATTTATCGACGACAGTCATTACGCCACGCTGTTTATCTACCTGGATACCCCCTATCCCTACAGCGATAATCCAATACGCATCGCCGATAACGCGTTTCTGTTCAGCAAGTCGATCCTGTCCAAGGCGTTACGCATCTTGCGTGACGAACCGGTTATGCCGCAGGAAAATCGGACCCATTCACTGTTCAGCCCGCAGGAACTGACCGTCATGCGGTTCTGGATGGCGGAAATGCCAAACTACCGCATCGCGCGCAAACTGCAGATCAGCTCACACACCGTTTATGTGCATAAACGCCATATCACTGAAAAGATCAACGTCCGCAACCGGCTGGAATTCTATTCGTTATATAACGTGCTGCGTTATTTTTACCCACCGGCTGCACCGCTCCATGGTGCCTATCTCACGCAACTGGCGGTATAG